The sequence below is a genomic window from Anopheles cruzii chromosome 3, idAnoCruzAS_RS32_06, whole genome shotgun sequence.
ACGAGCCTCGAGCCTACCTGCAAATTGGACAATAGACTGAAGAAAATGCCCGTTACCGTGGCCCCTCTGAAGGCCGAGCCAATGACTCTCGTAGCAGAACAATCGGTGACGGCGACAGTATCGCTGGCGCCAACACCAAGCCAAAAGCTGGTCGAACGGACGCGTCTGCCAACGTACGCCACTGGCAAGGCTACCGTCATCCAAGGCAGCTCCTTCAAAGCCTTCGGTGAAGTGAGGGTTCAGATACAGAACAATTCAGTCAAAACATCTTACGGTACTCTGTGCCGCGTGGCCGGCCTCACCGTAAACGCGCAACGTACGGAGAGGAAAATCTGGGAAACGGTTGTCGGTTCGCCAGTGGTATGTTTCGCAGTTAGTGCCAAATACGCAATCGTATGCAGCCAGGATTACACGATCCGTTTGTTGGACATAAAAACGGGAACACCAATTTTTCCGGTCATCAGCCTATCGAGTCCGGCTGTGCAGAGCGCATTTGTAAGTAATCCCCTGTCCGAGAATTCACCAGATGGCCTACTCTAATGCACAACTGCAATCACTGTTTTATAGAGCTCCAATTGCAAATTAGTTGCCGTGGTAACCGAAAGCGGTATGTTGCGCATCTGGAATGTGGCCGATAAAGCTGTCTACCTCTCAACGAACTGTTCGGATATTATGAGCGGAAGTACGTATGCCGTGCCTTGCTGTGACAATATTTCATGATACTTAAAACATGATGCTTTTCCACCAAAGGTTTTGTGACGGTGCTGCATTTATCTGACCAGGGAATGCCGTTTATCGTGCTTGCCAACGGATCATCGTACTGTTACTGCCGTAAGCTTGACAGCTGGATGTTGATCAACTCTTCCGATCCGATCATGCGCCACGGATTGATCGGTAACAAGGCAAACACGCCCGTGCGAAACATGAAAGTGTACCCACTGTCGACGATCCAATCGTATGGCAACTTTTCGGGACCGAAGACAAACAGTTTTGCCGAATTGTATGTTTATCTATCCTATTCGCACTGCGGTCCTCGAATTCGATCATAACCCACTTCCTCTCGATCCTCGTTGCAGACACTCAGCAACGTGGCAAACACCAGCAGCGATTTCATTTattgaaaatcaaatcaaaatatGTGAAATGATCAGCTCGCCCGTCGAGCTAAAGTACTGGTACTCGATGTTGGGTTTCCAATTAGCGCTCAACGGTAGCGAAGACAAGATTCGCCAGGTGCTGGACGAGCTGCTGGGGGCTACGCAGAGCTTGGACGCACGAATGAGCGACGACACTGACCCGTCCGTGCTCGGCATTTCGAAACATGTGTTCATGGAGGACGTTCTGAACCACttgaaaatgcaaacaaagtGGCAACGCATTTACACCGAATATCTCGATCAGCTGAAATTTTTGAAGGAGCGTGACGTCACAGATAAAGCGCTATTGGAGTGATGCAATAAAGCGCCAGCTGCGACCTTCGCAAGGTGAACCGTACAAAAAAGGATTATCATTTTACTCGGTTTAGAATTGTGTTGCAGAAGGAAACTTTATggtaaaaaaaacctttgGTGAGACGAAACCTCTACAGCCTGAGATTAGTAATCGCCAGTGAACACACGCCACGCCCTCATTAAGTGATGGAACCGATTTTTATCATATCTCGCTATATgatatttttaaaccattcgCGTGCGTTACTTGGTCAGAAAGGTGGGCGAAAAGGCGTGGGGCAACAGCTTAAACAGAGATGTTACCATCACCCGCACGGGAGATGGTTTGACTAGATAAATTGGGACATCTTTGGCACTGAACTCGGCCAGTGTTTGGCGACAGGTTCCGCATGGGGCTGTAAATTCCGATTCTTGGAAAGCGGCAACAGCTACGGCTGTAAACtgcaaaggaaaacaaacacaagccACAAGATTAACGTGTTGCACGCACAAAACGGACACATTTTAGAACATTACTTCACGATGGCCCTCACTGATTGCTTTGCAAACTGCCGTCCGTTCGGCACAAACGCTGGGACCGAAGGTGCCATTCTCCACGTTGCATCCGGTTATGATTTCCCCGGAAACGGTTCGCAAGGCTGCGCCCACTGGAAAGTTGCTATAGGGACAATAGGCGTTGTTGCGGACTTTGATCGCCGCCTCGATCAGCTCTTTCACGGATGcatctgcaaaaaaaaacagttcgGATGATTCACTCGGTGTTTAGACCACCCTCGTAGCGCGCTCACCTAATGACGTATATTCTACCGTACTATGCCCATCTACGGTGCCGTTGATgttgttattcattttcagCCCCGGGCCAaatgtttgttgctttttgttaatattttccaacgCCCCTTATGTTAGTGCCAGCCTAAACGATCTACTAAAACAAACACTAACAATCACTGTTGCTTTGGATGACGTTTAAAAGTGTTGCACGAAAAACAATAGTTGAGCTTTAACCCGTTCACTTTCTCGTTCACTCGTCGACTGAACTCGAATTCTTCTAATCATTCTTCTTTTATgtccaccaaccaaccaaggTCGAAGTGAGATGATAAGAAAATTATTAAGAAGCGAGGGCAGGATTTTCCAGCGATAACATTGTTTTGGTACGTGATGCACAACAAAAATAGACACTTCACGATTCCGGTGGGGGCCGGTCCAACGTTGACAGTACTGAGAATTAGTAGAAAGGGGGAGCGCTGAAAGTTACCGCCGAATCAAATTAATTACTAATCTATCAAATTAACAATGCGCCGCAAGTTTCGGTCAGGTAGATGGTATATCAGAAAAACATACTGTGCTTTATTTTCTTAAAGATTTTCATTACTTTCACTAGCTTCACTAGCTTCAATAGCTTCGTCATCTCCAAAAAATTGAGCGCTATCTTCCAACATTTCAACGGTATTTTGTACCGTTTCAACGTGCTCTTCAACAAAATCACTTCCTCCTACATATTCACTGAATGAAGTGCTCTCAGGGAGAGGCGGAGAGACCAGCCCCTCGGCTTCGATGTACTGCGATTTGAAATCCATAGGATTGCGATTCATCGTTGTGCACAATGAATCCAAGACTTGCTTCTTGGAAACCTCATGCTGCGCGCGAACACCCCAGGTAATGCATATGAAATCGTCGTTGAAGGactctattgtttgttttgtccgCGCCAAATAGGCTTGCTTGAGGAACGTTTCAAATAATTTTTCCGGTTCACCGTAGTAAGGATGGTCTTCGCCCCGCACGATACCAACCTTCTGTAGGAATTCCCACAGAAGTGTTTCGGGTACAGAACCGCTCTTCATGAAAATGTAGCCCAGAATGAGATAAAGGAACGTGTAGCTTTTCCGATAGTTTTCGTTCAAGTCGAACATCGAAGCGGGCGCAATGGTAGAACAGAGGATCAAGTTTTTGTTCTTATCCACCTCAATCAGCTCGTATCCGTACACCtgaaaccaaaagaaaacgtCGATGAAAGAGCTGTACAACGCCTTGCGTGTTCGCCGTACCTCTTTAAGCAAATCGTTTACTTCGTTGAACAGTTTACCAAACATACGCCCATTCCCCTTAAGCGCCATTTTTATGATGTCTGCTCGCTTCATGATCGCTTTGTTGCAGGACAAATTAAGAATTGCCTTGACCAGTTGGTTTATGAGATGTGTATTATTTTGTGTCGCTTGCGAATCAGGAGAACTGGACTGGTTTTCTTGGCTGGTCTGGAGCTGGCTTTGCGACTGAGATTGAGGTCTTCGTGGTGGCATTTTGTCGGCACTAATATTTTACACTTTACACTCGCTACCGAAA
It includes:
- the LOC128273469 gene encoding non-structural maintenance of chromosomes element 3 homolog, which encodes MPPRRPQSQSQSQLQTSQENQSSSPDSQATQNNTHLINQLVKAILNLSCNKAIMKRADIIKMALKGNGRMFGKLFNEVNDLLKEVYGYELIEVDKNKNLILCSTIAPASMFDLNENYRKSYTFLYLILGYIFMKSGSVPETLLWEFLQKVGIVRGEDHPYYGEPEKLFETFLKQAYLARTKQTIESFNDDFICITWGVRAQHEVSKKQVLDSLCTTMNRNPMDFKSQYIEAEGLVSPPLPESTSFSEYVGGSDFVEEHVETVQNTVEMLEDSAQFFGDDEAIEASEASESNENL
- the LOC128272911 gene encoding cytidine deaminase-like — encoded protein: MNNNINGTVDGHSTVEYTSLDASVKELIEAAIKVRNNAYCPYSNFPVGAALRTVSGEIITGCNVENGTFGPSVCAERTAVCKAISEGHREFTAVAVAAFQESEFTAPCGTCRQTLAEFSAKDVPIYLVKPSPVRVMVTSLFKLLPHAFSPTFLTK